GTTCCTTCAAATTCTTTTGCAGTTCCAAGCTCTTTAATACCTTCAATTTGGAATAGACCTAACTTATCCATATTTGGCATAGAAAAGTATGAACTTGTACTTGCTGCTTTTATTGTATTACTTCCTTCATCTCCATATTGTGCGGAATCTGGCATTTCACCTATTCCAACGCTATCTAAAACAATTAAAAATACTCTTTTCATTGTTTTCTCCTTTCTTTTTAAAAAACATATACATAGTTTATCCTAAATTAAGAATTATTAATTTTTTGTAACATATTGTTATAAGCATATATTTATGATATAATCACCATTGCTTATTAGTTATTATTTTATCATAAATTTCAAAGTTTTGAACCTTTTTTTATGATAGAATAAATAAAGAAAGGTCGTGCTATATTGAAAGCATTATATCAGAAATACAAACATGCTTGGGTTTTACTTTATTTTTTTATTTATGCCCCATGGTTTGCTTACCTTGAAAAAACTGTAACCACGTCATTTCATGAGGTTCATATTAAAATAGATGATTACATTCCTTTTGTTGAATGGTTTGCCATTCCTTATTTTATATGGTTTGCATTTATTTTTGTTACAGTAGCGTACTTCTTTTTTACTGATAGAAAAGAATTTTATCGTTGTTCTGCCTTTCTATTCATAGGTATGACCATTTGTCTTATTATTTATACAGTTTGGCCAAATGGGCAAACGTTACGCCCTGATCTAACAACGCTAAATAGAGACAATATACTCATCGATATTATTTCAAAACTCTATAAAACAGATACTCCAACTAATATTTGTCCGAGTATCCATGCATATAACTCCATTGGTGCATGCATTGCAATTTTCCATTCCGAAAAATTAAAGAAAAAGAAGTATATTACAATACCAACTGTAATATTAGCCGTTTTAATTTGTCTCTCTACGGTATTTTTAAAGCAACATTCATTTTTTGATGTTATTTGTGCCGGGATATTATCCTGTGTTATGTACTTAATTGTTTACGTGCCAGACTATTCAAAAATAGCAGAACGAAAAAAAGAGAACATTAAAACAATGGCTGGTTAATAGCTAAAAGAAAAAACTTATATTTTATTTGATTGCTTCATAATAAAGCTACAAATAAAATATAAGTTTTATTTTTTAACCAAATTTATATATTTTCTTTGAAATTAAGTAACCAAGTTTTACAATCTTACGCCCTAATTCAGATTTAAGATTCATTGACTTTCCAAGCATGCACGATGAAATCTTTTTATACAATCTTTTATCCTTTTTCTCTAGATAACTCCA
This portion of the Clostridium sp. Marseille-P299 genome encodes:
- a CDS encoding phosphatase PAP2 family protein, with the translated sequence MKALYQKYKHAWVLLYFFIYAPWFAYLEKTVTTSFHEVHIKIDDYIPFVEWFAIPYFIWFAFIFVTVAYFFFTDRKEFYRCSAFLFIGMTICLIIYTVWPNGQTLRPDLTTLNRDNILIDIISKLYKTDTPTNICPSIHAYNSIGACIAIFHSEKLKKKKYITIPTVILAVLICLSTVFLKQHSFFDVICAGILSCVMYLIVYVPDYSKIAERKKENIKTMAG